A single window of Toxotes jaculatrix isolate fToxJac2 chromosome 4, fToxJac2.pri, whole genome shotgun sequence DNA harbors:
- the slc26a11 gene encoding sodium-independent sulfate anion transporter, with protein sequence MDRPLLRPVSAWGCCSCSTLKAWLPILSWLPRYKLKWLQMDLLAGLTVGLTTVPQALAYAEVAGLPVQYGLYSAFMGGFIYTLLGTSKDVTLGPTAIMSLLCFSVVGGQPHRAILLSLLCGLIQAVMALLRLGFLLDFISFPVIKGFTCAAAVTIGFGQVKNILGLQGVPHQFFLEVYYTFYKIPEARTGDVVLGLLCLALLVMLMFMRTNLGSDDAPPYSRLARKLVWAVATMRNALVVVAASLIAFSWDAYGHKVFTITGETSQGLPPFRPPPTSDTTANGTIISFGEIVEGFGGGLAVIPIMGLLESIAIAKAFASQNDYRIDANQELLAIGLTNIMGSFVSAYPVTGSFGRTAVNSQTGVCTPAGGIVTSVIVLLSLAFLMPAFYYIPKASLAAVIICAVAPMVDYHIVAKMWRIRKQDLLPFVVTFLLSFWQVQYGIIGGVAVSGALLLYNMARPQIKVSDHGALVMELSSGLSFPATEYLTHFIHTQALQVSPPRSVVLDCHHVSTIDYTVISELRDLLRQFKQQDVRLIFSRLQPSVLEVLLAADLNELRYTHSVEAALQMESGNLLDD encoded by the exons ATGGACCGGCCTCTGCTGAGACCAGTGTCGGCCTGgggctgctgctcctgcagcaCCCTGAAAGCTTGGCTGCCCATCCTTTCCTGGTTGCCTAGGTACAAGCTGAAGTGGCTTCAGATGGACCTGCTCGCAGGCCTCACAGTCGGGCTGACGACTGTACCGCAGGCACTGGCTTACGCCGAGGTAGCTGGCCTTCCTGTGCAG TACGGACTCTACTCTGCCTTCATGGGAGGGTTCATCTACACCCTCCTGGGGACCTCTAAGGACGTGACGCTGGGTCCCACAGCCATCATGTCCCTCCTGTGTTTCTCAGTGGTGGGGGGACAGCCACACCGAGCCATACTTCTCAGTCTCCTCTGTGGACTCATCCAGGCTGTAATGGCATTACTGAGATTAG GTTTCCTCTTGGACTTTATCTCTTTCCCTGTAATAAAAGGCTTcacttgtgctgctgcagtaacCATTGGCTTTGGTCAGGTCAAG AATATTCTGGGACTTCAGGGTGTTCCCCACCAGTTCTTTCTGGAGGTTTACTACACCTTCTACAAGATCCCAGAGGCCAGGACAGGCGATGTGGTCCTGGGTCTGCTTTGTCTCGCCCTGCTGGTCATGTTAATGTTTATGAGGACAAATCTGGGCTCTGACGATGCGCCTCCCTACTCCAGACTCGCCAGGAAACTAGTGTGGGCTGTTGCTACCA TGCGTAACGCTCTGGTGGTCGTGGCTGCTTCCCTCATAGCATTTTCCTGGGATGCCTATGGTCATAAGGTGTTCACAATAACTGGGGAAACATCCCAGGGGCTCCCACCATTCAGGCCCCCACCCACCTCAGACACCACAGCCAATGGCACCATCATTTCCTTTGGAGAGATTGTAGAG GGCTTTGGAGGAGGGCTTGCTGTGATTCCCATCATGGGTTTGTTGGAGAGCATTGCTATTGCAAAAGCTTTTG CCAGTCAGAACGACTACAGGATCGATGCCAACCAGGAGCTGCTGGCAATTGGTTTGACGAACATCATGGGCTCCTTTGTGTCAGCTTACCCTGTCACTGGCAGCTTtgggag GACAGCGGTGAACTCTCAGACTGGGGTGTGCACTCCAGCTGGAGGGATCGTCACCA GTGTGATAGTGTTGCTTTCCCTGGCGTTCCTCATGCCGGCCTTCTACTACATCCCCAAAGCTTCTCTGGCCGCTGTTATCATCTGTGCGGTTGCTCCCATGGTGGATTACCACATCGTGGCCAAGATGTGGAGGATACGCA AGCAGGACCTGCTGCCGTTTGTTGTGACGTTCCTGCTGAGTTTCTGGCAGGTGCAGTACGGCATCATCGGAGGTGTAGCTGTATCTGGAGCGCTGCTGCTGTACAACATGGCAAGACCCCAGATAAAG GTGTCTGATCACGGTGCACTGGTGATGGAGTTGAGCAGTGGACTCAGTTTTCCTGCCACAGAGTATCTCACCCACTTCATACACACCCAGGCTCTGCAGG TGTCTCCTCCGCGGTCAGTGGTCCTGGACTGCCATCATGTCAGCACCATAGATTACACGGTGATCAGCGAACTCAGGGACTTGCTGAGGCAGTTCAAACAGCAAGACGTGCGACTGATCTTTTCCAGATTGCAG CCCTCTGTGCTGGAGGTTCTCCTAGCAGCTGATCTGAATGAgctcaggtacacacacagtgtggagGCGGCGCTGCAGATGGAGTCAGGGAACCTCCTCGATGACTGA
- the sgsh gene encoding N-sulphoglucosamine sulphohydrolase isoform X2 produces MLLELFCLILASCCTGEAKRRNVLLIIADDAGFETEVYNNSVVHTPHLRSLAQRSLVFNNAFTSVSSCSPSRSTILTGLPQHQNGMYGLHQGVHHFNSFDGVQSLPLLLRQANVHTGIIGKKHVGPGSVYPFDFAYTEENSSVLQVGRNITRIKLLVRKFFQTHKEEAAERRRRKEEKKGHGDDEERPFFLYVAFHDTHRCGHSQPQYGAFCEKFGNGEMGMGRIPDWTPQYYTPEQVKVPPFVPDTPTARADLAAQYTTVSRLDQGIGLVLQELRDAGYENDTLVIYSSDNGIPFPNGRTNLYHSGIAEPMLVSSPEHRERWGDTSQAYVSLLDSLISRI; encoded by the exons atgcTGCTGGAGTTGTTTTGTCTCATTCTGGCATCTTGTTGCACCGGAGAGGCAAAGAGAAGGAATGTGCTTCTAATAATTG CTGATGATGCAGGTTTTGAGACGGAGGTGTATAACAACTCTGTGGTCCACACCCCCCACCTGCGCTCTCTGGCCCAGAGGAGCCTGGTGTTCAACAACGCCTTCACATCTGTCAGTAGCTGCTCCCCCAGCCGTTCCACCATCCTCACTGGCCTGCCacag cATCAGAACGGCATGTACGGGCTTCATCAGGGCGTCCATCACTTTAACTCATTTGATGGTGTACAAAGTCTGCCGCTGCTCCTCAGGCAGGCCAACGTACACACAG GTATAATTGGAAAGAAGCACGTCGGTCCAGGATCTGTATACCCTTTTGATTTTGCCtacacagaggagaacagctCTGTCCTCCAGGTGGGGAGGAACATCACCCGCATTAAACTCCTGGTCCGCAAATTCTTCCAGACCCATAAAGAGGAAGCCGCTGAGCGAAGgcgaaggaaagaagagaagaaaggacatggtgatgatgaagagaGGCCATTTTTCCTCTATGTTGCCTTCCACGACACCCACCGATGTGGACATTCGCAGCCACAGTATGGAGCTTTCTGTGAGAAGTTTGGAAATGGTGAAATGGGGATGGGAAGAATACCTGACTGGACACCACAGTATTACACACCAGAACAAGTAAAG GTTCCACCTTTTGTGCCGGACACACCTACAGCACGAGCTGACTTGGCTGCACAGTACACCACAGTTAGCAGGCTGGATCAGG GCATTGGATTGGTTCTTCAGGAGCTCCGGGATGCCGGTTATGAGAACGACACTCTGGTCATCTACAGCTCAGATAACGGCATCCCCTTCCCCAACGGCAGAACCAACCTCTATCACTCCGGGATAGCAGAACCCATGCTGGTGTCCTCTCCAGAACACAGGGAGCGATGGGGGGACACCAGCCAGGCCTATGTCAGTCTTCTAG attCTTTGATTTCAAGGATTTGA
- the sgsh gene encoding N-sulphoglucosamine sulphohydrolase isoform X1, protein MLLELFCLILASCCTGEAKRRNVLLIIADDAGFETEVYNNSVVHTPHLRSLAQRSLVFNNAFTSVSSCSPSRSTILTGLPQHQNGMYGLHQGVHHFNSFDGVQSLPLLLRQANVHTGIIGKKHVGPGSVYPFDFAYTEENSSVLQVGRNITRIKLLVRKFFQTHKEEAAERRRRKEEKKGHGDDEERPFFLYVAFHDTHRCGHSQPQYGAFCEKFGNGEMGMGRIPDWTPQYYTPEQVKVPPFVPDTPTARADLAAQYTTVSRLDQGIGLVLQELRDAGYENDTLVIYSSDNGIPFPNGRTNLYHSGIAEPMLVSSPEHRERWGDTSQAYVSLLDITPTILDWLSVPYPSYTLPGSPATPVHLTGRSLLPALVTEPSHWNTIYASQSLHEVTMYYPTRSVHQGAYHLLHNLHYRMPFPIDQDLYVSPTFQDLLNRTRLSQPTHWFKSLEQYYYRERWELYDSRTDPLEMRNLVSDPSYSAVLESLRQSLQKWQWETGDPWVCGPDYVLEDKLEPHCRPLYNGL, encoded by the exons atgcTGCTGGAGTTGTTTTGTCTCATTCTGGCATCTTGTTGCACCGGAGAGGCAAAGAGAAGGAATGTGCTTCTAATAATTG CTGATGATGCAGGTTTTGAGACGGAGGTGTATAACAACTCTGTGGTCCACACCCCCCACCTGCGCTCTCTGGCCCAGAGGAGCCTGGTGTTCAACAACGCCTTCACATCTGTCAGTAGCTGCTCCCCCAGCCGTTCCACCATCCTCACTGGCCTGCCacag cATCAGAACGGCATGTACGGGCTTCATCAGGGCGTCCATCACTTTAACTCATTTGATGGTGTACAAAGTCTGCCGCTGCTCCTCAGGCAGGCCAACGTACACACAG GTATAATTGGAAAGAAGCACGTCGGTCCAGGATCTGTATACCCTTTTGATTTTGCCtacacagaggagaacagctCTGTCCTCCAGGTGGGGAGGAACATCACCCGCATTAAACTCCTGGTCCGCAAATTCTTCCAGACCCATAAAGAGGAAGCCGCTGAGCGAAGgcgaaggaaagaagagaagaaaggacatggtgatgatgaagagaGGCCATTTTTCCTCTATGTTGCCTTCCACGACACCCACCGATGTGGACATTCGCAGCCACAGTATGGAGCTTTCTGTGAGAAGTTTGGAAATGGTGAAATGGGGATGGGAAGAATACCTGACTGGACACCACAGTATTACACACCAGAACAAGTAAAG GTTCCACCTTTTGTGCCGGACACACCTACAGCACGAGCTGACTTGGCTGCACAGTACACCACAGTTAGCAGGCTGGATCAGG GCATTGGATTGGTTCTTCAGGAGCTCCGGGATGCCGGTTATGAGAACGACACTCTGGTCATCTACAGCTCAGATAACGGCATCCCCTTCCCCAACGGCAGAACCAACCTCTATCACTCCGGGATAGCAGAACCCATGCTGGTGTCCTCTCCAGAACACAGGGAGCGATGGGGGGACACCAGCCAGGCCTATGTCAGTCTTCTAG ACATCACTCCCACCATTCTGGACTGGCTCTCTGTCCCCTACCCGTCCTACACCCTCCCCGGAAGCCCTGCCACCCCTGTCCACCTCACCGGTCGCTCCTTACTGCCTGCTCTGGTCACCGAGCCGAGCCACTGGAACACCATCTACGCCAGCCAGTCCCTCCACGAG GTAACCATGTACTACCCAACCCGCTCTGTCCACCAGGGGGCGTACCACCTTCTCCACAACCTACACTACCGCATGCCCTTCCCCATCGACCAGGACCTGTACGTGTCACCCACCTTCCAGGACCTGCTGAACCGCACCAGGCTGAGTCAGCCGACGCACTGGTTCAAAAGCCTGGAGCAGTATTACTACAGAGAGCGCTGGGAGCTGTATGACTCCAg GACAGACCCACTGGAAATGAGGAACCTGGTCTCAGACCCGTCCTACAGCGCCGTGCTGGAGAGCCTGAGGCAGAGTCTGCAGAAGTGGCAGTGGGAGACGGGAGACCCCTGGGTCTGTGGACCAGACTACGTCCTGGAGGACAAACTAGAGCCACATTGCAGACCACTTTACAATGGACTCTGA
- the npb gene encoding neuropeptide B: MEKSVRFAVVCVGVSLLISCHPVEAWYKQSTGPSYYSVGRASGLLSGIRRSPYVRRSESEETLMESGETAGNNVIPETNRQISILKSMAICVKDISPNLKSCELLRDGTGTFQCKADVFLTLDSLDCLSA; this comes from the exons ATGGAGAAGTCAGTCAGGTTTGCCGTGGTGTGCGTCGGAGTGTCTCTGCTCATCTCCTGCCATCCAGTCGAAGCCTGGTACAAGCAGTCGACCGGGCCCAGTTACTATTCGGTGGGTCGCGCCTCCGGTTTGCTGTCCGGTATCAGGAGGTCGCCGTACGTCCGGAGGTCCGAGTCTGAAGAGACGCTGATGGAGAGCGGGGAGACAGCAGGTAACAACGTGATCCCAGAAACTAACAGGCAGATCTCCATCCTCAAAAGCATG GCCATCTGCGTGAAGGACATCTCTCCAAACCTGAAGAGCTGCGAGCTTCTGCGGGACGGGACGGGTACCTTCCAGTGCAAGGCGGACGTCTTCCTTACCCTGGACTCCCTGGACTGCCTGTCCGCGTGA